A window of Komagataeibacter medellinensis NBRC 3288 contains these coding sequences:
- a CDS encoding MBL fold metallo-hydrolase: MEMIILGCAGSAGVPMVGGADGAGDWGECDPGEPRNRRTRSSVIIDDGPGRRLLVDTGPDLRDQLLAQCIGTVDGVVYTHAHADHIAGLDELRAINRIIGGALPVYGTAEVMDEISLRFDYAFRPWTPPRIFRPVLDVRHVTLPSTHTMAGMTVQVFAQRHGTTETLGLRAGPMAYCTDVAELDETALDTLRGVDTWVVGCFQRETHPSHGWLAQVLRWREIIQPRRTVLTHMGPDMDWGWMQANLPVGVEAAYDGLRLYA, translated from the coding sequence ATGGAAATGATCATCCTTGGCTGTGCCGGTTCGGCAGGTGTGCCCATGGTGGGCGGGGCGGACGGGGCAGGGGACTGGGGCGAATGCGACCCCGGCGAGCCGCGCAACCGGCGCACCCGCTCATCGGTCATCATTGATGACGGGCCGGGCCGCAGGCTGCTGGTCGATACCGGGCCGGACCTGCGCGACCAGCTGCTGGCCCAGTGCATCGGCACGGTAGATGGGGTGGTCTATACCCATGCCCATGCCGACCATATTGCAGGCTTGGATGAGTTGCGGGCCATCAACCGCATCATAGGCGGTGCGCTGCCGGTTTATGGCACGGCAGAGGTGATGGACGAGATCAGCCTGCGCTTTGACTATGCCTTCCGCCCGTGGACCCCGCCGCGCATTTTCCGCCCGGTGCTCGATGTGCGCCATGTCACGCTGCCATCCACCCATACCATGGCGGGGATGACGGTGCAGGTATTTGCCCAGCGCCATGGCACGACCGAAACGCTGGGCCTGCGCGCCGGCCCCATGGCCTATTGCACCGATGTGGCCGAACTGGATGAGACGGCGCTGGACACGCTGCGCGGGGTGGATACGTGGGTGGTGGGCTGCTTCCAGCGCGAGACCCATCCCTCTCACGGGTGGCTGGCGCAGGTGCTGCGCTGGCGCGAGATTATCCAGCCGCGCCGCACGGTGCTGACCCATATGGGTCCGGACATGGACTGGGGCTGGATGCAGGCCAACCTGCCCGTGGGCGTGGAGGCTGCTTATGATGGGCTGCGGCTGTACGCATAA
- the uvrC gene encoding excinuclease ABC subunit UvrC, with amino-acid sequence MTTAISAPPTRPVGVDAIHHALRTMPQSPGVYRMLGAKGDVLYVGKALNLKKRVTSYTHVSRLTERLRRMVSETCSMEIVTTHTEAEALLLESNYIKRMQPRYNILLRDDKSYPWIMLTDRHDFPQISKHRGKPVKGASYWGPFASAWSVNQTLNLLQRTFLLRSCSDSEMQARTRPCLLHQIHRCSAPCTDRISREDYAGLATQARDFLAGRNPDMREQLGREMEAAAAALEFERAAAIRDRIRGLSALQQDSSVINPSTVTDADIIAIWQIAGQSCIQVFFIRAGRNNGNRAFFPSHARDETAPDVLAAFIGQFYDDKPPPAQVLVNQDLPEVAVLGAALGLRRGRKLEILHPQRGEKRGVIEHAEINAREALERRLAESAGQARLLRGVADLFGLAEPPRRIETYDNSHIQGANAYGVMVVAGPEGFEKRAYRKFSIKGPVTPGDDFAMMREVLERRFRRALKEREEGVRPEDWPDILLIDGGAGQYTAVRGVLDGLGVTGVTLVAIAKGPDRDAGREWFHMEGRAPFQLPPRDPVLYYLQRLRDEAHRFAITTHRAGRSKTLVRSELDDIPGVGPARKRALLKHFGSARSVRQAGLGELENAPGINRDMARAIYGYFHPDWTGD; translated from the coding sequence ATGACAACAGCCATTTCAGCCCCCCCAACCCGGCCCGTGGGGGTGGACGCGATCCATCACGCCCTGCGCACCATGCCGCAGTCGCCCGGCGTGTACCGCATGCTGGGCGCAAAGGGCGATGTGCTGTATGTGGGCAAGGCGCTGAACCTGAAGAAGCGCGTGACCTCCTACACCCATGTCAGCCGCCTGACCGAGCGGCTGCGGCGCATGGTGTCGGAAACCTGCAGCATGGAAATCGTCACGACCCATACCGAGGCCGAGGCCCTGCTGCTGGAGTCCAACTACATCAAGCGCATGCAGCCGCGGTACAACATCCTGCTGCGCGATGACAAAAGTTATCCATGGATCATGCTGACTGACCGGCACGACTTCCCCCAGATCAGCAAGCACCGGGGCAAGCCGGTGAAGGGGGCAAGCTACTGGGGGCCATTCGCTTCTGCCTGGTCGGTTAACCAGACGCTTAACCTGCTCCAGCGCACTTTCCTGTTACGCTCATGTTCCGACAGCGAGATGCAGGCCCGCACGCGCCCGTGCCTGCTGCACCAGATCCACCGCTGTTCCGCCCCCTGCACGGACCGCATCAGCCGCGAGGACTATGCCGGACTGGCCACGCAGGCGCGTGACTTTCTGGCTGGCCGCAACCCCGACATGCGCGAGCAACTGGGCCGCGAGATGGAGGCGGCGGCGGCGGCGCTGGAGTTCGAGCGCGCGGCGGCCATACGCGACCGCATACGTGGGCTTTCGGCGTTGCAGCAGGATTCCAGCGTCATCAACCCCTCCACCGTCACGGATGCGGATATCATCGCCATCTGGCAGATCGCGGGACAGTCGTGCATCCAGGTGTTCTTCATCCGCGCGGGGCGCAACAACGGCAACCGCGCGTTCTTTCCTAGTCATGCGCGTGACGAGACAGCGCCTGACGTGCTCGCCGCCTTTATCGGGCAGTTCTATGATGACAAGCCCCCCCCGGCCCAGGTCCTGGTTAATCAGGACCTGCCGGAAGTGGCGGTGCTGGGTGCGGCCCTTGGCCTGCGGCGTGGGCGTAAGCTGGAGATTCTCCACCCGCAACGTGGTGAAAAGCGCGGCGTGATCGAACATGCCGAGATCAACGCGCGTGAGGCGCTGGAGCGCAGGCTTGCTGAAAGTGCGGGTCAGGCCCGGCTGCTGCGCGGTGTTGCCGACCTGTTCGGGCTGGCGGAACCCCCGCGCCGGATCGAGACCTACGATAACAGCCATATCCAGGGGGCCAATGCCTATGGTGTGATGGTGGTCGCCGGGCCGGAAGGCTTTGAAAAACGCGCCTACCGCAAGTTCTCCATCAAGGGGCCGGTTACGCCGGGCGATGACTTTGCCATGATGCGCGAGGTGCTTGAGCGCCGCTTTCGCCGTGCGTTGAAGGAGCGTGAGGAAGGCGTGCGGCCGGAGGACTGGCCCGACATCCTGCTGATTGATGGCGGTGCGGGGCAGTACACGGCGGTGCGCGGCGTGCTGGACGGGCTGGGGGTGACGGGCGTGACACTGGTGGCCATTGCCAAGGGGCCGGACAGGGATGCAGGGCGCGAATGGTTCCATATGGAAGGACGCGCGCCCTTCCAGTTGCCGCCGCGCGACCCGGTGCTGTACTACCTCCAACGCCTGCGTGATGAGGCGCACCGCTTTGCCATCACCACCCACCGCGCCGGGCGGTCCAAAACGCTGGTACGCTCGGAACTGGATGATATTCCGGGCGTTGGCCCTGCACGTAAGCGCGCGCTGCTCAAACATTTCGGCTCGGCACGCAGCGTGCGGCAGGCGGGCCTGGGGGAATTGGAAAATGCACCGGGTATCAACCGCGACATGGCGCGCGCCATATACGGATATTTCCATCCCGACTGGACAGGGGACTGA
- the moaD gene encoding molybdopterin converting factor subunit 1, whose protein sequence is MLRILYFAWLRDRLGRSGETVSLSAGVDSVADLISQLRARGGAYAEVFARPELIRVAVNQSFATNAATIAANDEIAFFPPVTGG, encoded by the coding sequence ATGCTGCGCATTCTCTATTTTGCATGGCTGCGCGACCGGCTGGGCCGCTCCGGTGAGACTGTGTCACTATCGGCGGGTGTGGATTCGGTGGCGGACCTGATCAGCCAGTTACGCGCGCGTGGCGGCGCGTATGCCGAAGTGTTTGCACGGCCGGAACTGATCCGTGTTGCCGTAAACCAGAGTTTCGCCACAAATGCGGCCACCATTGCCGCCAATGACGAGATTGCCTTTTTCCCCCCTGTTACCGGAGGCTGA
- the guaB gene encoding IMP dehydrogenase: protein MSSIPKNTSVPRIEDRIREALAFDDVLVVPDESNVLPSQTSTKTRLTRTITLNIPLISSAMDTVTEDGMAIAMAQNGGLGVIHKNLTVEQQAEQVKRVKRFESGMVVNPVTVYPDQTLAEVNATMSRHGISGLPVVERETNRLVGILTNRDVRFATDPAQRVYELMTRENLVTVRNNADRDQARQLLHRHRIEKLLVVDDEDRCIGLITVKDMDRAVQYPQANKDSMGRLLCAAATGVGDDGVGRARELIAAGVDVVVIDTAHGHSAGVLKSIERVRALKSDIQIIAGNVATPEAARALIAAGADCVKVGIGPGSICTTRIVAGVGVPQFSAVMETSAACHELDVPAIADGGVRTSGDVVKAIGAGADVVMVGSLLAGTEEAPGEVFLYQGRTYKSYRGMGSLGAMSRGSADRYFQQDIKDTHKMVPEGIEGRVAYKGAMGAVVHQLVGGLRAGMGYTGSATIADLQQRARFRRITGAGLRESHVHDVSITREAPNYQQD from the coding sequence ATGTCTTCCATACCGAAAAACACATCCGTCCCCCGGATCGAGGATCGCATTCGCGAGGCCCTCGCCTTTGATGACGTGCTGGTTGTTCCCGATGAATCGAACGTCCTGCCTTCACAGACATCGACCAAAACCCGGCTGACCCGTACGATCACGCTGAATATTCCACTGATTTCGTCCGCCATGGACACCGTGACCGAGGACGGCATGGCCATCGCCATGGCCCAGAATGGCGGGCTTGGCGTCATCCATAAGAACCTGACCGTCGAACAGCAGGCCGAGCAGGTCAAGCGCGTCAAGCGCTTCGAATCGGGCATGGTTGTCAATCCCGTGACCGTCTATCCCGATCAGACGCTGGCCGAAGTCAACGCCACCATGTCGCGTCACGGGATCAGTGGCCTGCCGGTGGTGGAGCGTGAGACCAACCGGCTGGTCGGCATCCTGACCAACCGCGATGTCCGTTTTGCCACCGACCCTGCCCAGCGCGTGTATGAACTGATGACGCGTGAGAACCTTGTCACCGTGCGCAACAACGCCGACCGTGACCAGGCCCGCCAGCTCCTGCACCGCCACCGGATCGAGAAGCTGCTGGTGGTGGATGACGAGGACCGCTGCATCGGCCTGATCACTGTCAAGGACATGGACCGCGCGGTGCAGTACCCGCAGGCTAACAAGGACAGTATGGGCCGCCTGCTATGCGCCGCCGCCACCGGCGTGGGCGATGATGGCGTGGGCCGTGCGCGTGAACTGATCGCGGCAGGGGTGGATGTGGTGGTGATCGATACCGCCCATGGCCATTCCGCTGGCGTGCTCAAATCCATTGAGCGGGTGCGGGCGCTGAAGTCCGATATCCAGATCATTGCTGGCAACGTGGCAACGCCCGAAGCCGCGCGCGCGCTGATTGCGGCCGGGGCCGACTGCGTGAAGGTGGGCATCGGGCCGGGCTCGATCTGCACCACGCGCATTGTGGCCGGTGTGGGCGTGCCGCAATTCTCCGCCGTGATGGAAACCTCGGCCGCCTGCCATGAACTGGACGTGCCGGCCATTGCCGATGGCGGCGTGCGTACGTCGGGCGATGTGGTCAAGGCGATTGGCGCAGGCGCCGATGTGGTGATGGTCGGCTCGCTGCTGGCCGGCACGGAAGAAGCACCGGGTGAGGTGTTCCTGTATCAGGGCCGGACCTACAAGTCCTACCGTGGCATGGGCAGCCTGGGTGCGATGTCCCGTGGGTCGGCGGACCGCTACTTCCAGCAGGACATCAAGGACACGCACAAGATGGTGCCCGAAGGCATTGAAGGCCGTGTGGCCTACAAGGGGGCCATGGGTGCGGTGGTGCATCAGTTGGTGGGTGGCCTGCGTGCGGGCATGGGCTATACCGGTTCCGCCACCATTGCCGACCTGCAGCAGCGTGCGCGCTTCCGCCGCATAACCGGCGCGGGCCTGCGTGAAAGCCATGTGCATGATGTCTCCATCACGCGTGAAGCCCCCAACTACCAGCAGGACTGA
- a CDS encoding cation:proton antiporter has translation MQATNLAIGILCVLGGGIAAQWVAWRFKLPAIVLLFALGLAYGPGLGLLHPAAAIGPYFHPLVSMAVAFIVFEGGLALDLRQWRESGEGVLRLTAAALPINWVLGSMAAHYVGHLPWGTAWLFGAIVVVTGPTVVLPLLRHTKLRPRVATFLRWEAIVNDPIAAILATLVLECLLLRPSNTSGLSLAAMEIGPHLLFATMFSIACGVFPAMLIKFLSARDLLPEILRIPIILAFAMGVAAFCNLIMQGAGLMAATVFGMALANLHVTGMSELQRIKESLGVIVVSCLFVLLTADLQRTLLTQLSLPIMALTFTVMFVVRPLGIFLSTIGASMSWQERLFVGWIAPRGIVAAAVAGVVGLQLRDAGYPGANLITPAVFALIASTMILHGFSLRPLARGLRLTLSDEPALAIMGANAWSTNLARVVHDQGIPVLLVDTYAPALNKAARLGVPILSAELLSDAGQESLEERPADYLIAATPDAIYNGLVCARMAPDLGRQRVFQVSPGIARLDLYHGLSRDSRGKVLGEPGWNFSLIDSLYAQGWRFASHIMGAEAGEETLLHAPAMLFMVIRKGTAIWICSAEDVIPVEAAEGDIIIRFVPPDPATKAASLPSATRDAMPVV, from the coding sequence ATGCAGGCAACTAACCTTGCCATAGGAATTCTGTGCGTGCTGGGCGGTGGGATCGCGGCGCAGTGGGTGGCGTGGCGCTTCAAGCTGCCCGCCATCGTGCTGCTGTTCGCGCTGGGTCTGGCCTATGGGCCGGGGCTGGGACTCTTGCACCCGGCGGCGGCGATCGGGCCGTATTTCCACCCGCTGGTGTCCATGGCGGTGGCGTTCATCGTGTTTGAAGGCGGGCTTGCGCTCGACCTGCGGCAATGGCGTGAATCAGGCGAGGGCGTGCTGCGCCTGACGGCGGCGGCCCTGCCCATCAACTGGGTGCTCGGCTCGATGGCCGCGCATTATGTCGGCCACCTGCCATGGGGCACGGCGTGGTTGTTCGGCGCGATCGTGGTGGTGACCGGCCCCACGGTGGTGCTGCCGCTGCTGCGTCATACCAAGCTGCGGCCACGGGTGGCTACCTTCCTGCGGTGGGAGGCGATCGTCAATGACCCGATTGCCGCCATCCTGGCCACACTGGTACTGGAATGCCTGCTGCTGCGCCCCTCAAACACATCGGGGCTATCGCTTGCGGCCATGGAGATTGGGCCGCACCTTCTGTTCGCCACCATGTTCTCGATCGCCTGTGGCGTCTTTCCTGCCATGTTGATCAAGTTCCTCTCGGCGCGTGACCTGCTGCCCGAGATCCTGCGCATTCCCATCATCCTGGCATTTGCCATGGGGGTTGCGGCGTTCTGCAACCTGATCATGCAGGGGGCGGGGCTGATGGCCGCCACCGTGTTCGGCATGGCGCTGGCCAACCTGCATGTGACCGGCATGTCGGAACTCCAGCGCATCAAGGAATCGCTGGGTGTGATCGTGGTGTCGTGTCTGTTCGTGCTGCTGACGGCAGACTTGCAGCGCACACTGCTGACCCAGCTCTCCCTGCCCATCATGGCACTGACATTCACGGTCATGTTCGTGGTCAGGCCACTGGGTATCTTCCTGTCCACCATCGGGGCCAGTATGTCGTGGCAGGAGCGGCTGTTCGTGGGCTGGATCGCGCCGCGCGGCATCGTTGCGGCGGCGGTGGCGGGTGTAGTCGGGCTGCAACTGCGCGATGCAGGCTACCCCGGCGCCAACCTGATCACCCCCGCCGTATTCGCGCTGATCGCATCCACCATGATCCTGCACGGCTTCTCGTTGCGGCCACTGGCACGCGGGCTGCGTCTGACCCTGTCCGATGAACCGGCGCTGGCCATCATGGGGGCCAATGCGTGGTCCACCAACCTGGCCCGCGTGGTGCATGACCAGGGCATACCCGTACTGCTGGTCGATACCTACGCCCCCGCGTTGAACAAGGCGGCCAGGCTGGGGGTACCGATCCTGAGCGCCGAACTGCTGTCGGATGCGGGGCAGGAAAGCCTGGAGGAACGCCCGGCAGACTACCTGATCGCGGCAACACCGGATGCGATCTATAACGGCCTTGTCTGCGCGCGCATGGCGCCTGACCTGGGGCGCCAGCGCGTGTTCCAGGTCAGTCCGGGCATAGCAAGGCTGGACCTGTACCATGGGCTGAGCCGTGATTCGCGCGGCAAGGTGCTGGGAGAGCCGGGGTGGAATTTCTCGCTTATCGATTCGCTGTACGCACAGGGCTGGCGCTTTGCCAGCCACATCATGGGCGCGGAAGCGGGGGAGGAGACGTTGCTCCATGCCCCGGCCATGCTGTTCATGGTCATCCGCAAGGGCACCGCGATCTGGATATGCTCCGCCGAGGACGTGATTCCTGTCGAAGCGGCGGAAGGCGACATCATCATCCGTTTCGTGCCGCCCGACCCGGCGACAAAGGCGGCCAGCCTTCCGTCTGCCACGCGTGATGCTATGCCGGTGGTCTGA
- a CDS encoding exodeoxyribonuclease III yields MRIVTWNINSLRLRMPLLAQLCADTTPDMVCLQETKVPDALFPLDAVHALGFEHVVFRGMKGYNGVAILSRAPMQVLEDTPDWCSRGDCRHIAVRYGTGTQAIDVHDFYVPAGGDIPDPVENPKFAHKLAFVEEARRWFSARAMRRTVLVGDLNIAPLEQDVWSHRQLLKIVSHTPPETERLMAWQQTGFIDAMRHFVPPAEKLYTWWSYRNRDWSASNRGRRLDHVWVTPDLKDALRGMQVLRHARDWEKPSDHVPVILDIDA; encoded by the coding sequence ATGCGTATCGTAACCTGGAATATCAATTCCCTCCGCCTGCGGATGCCCCTGCTCGCCCAACTCTGTGCGGATACCACCCCCGACATGGTCTGCCTGCAGGAGACCAAGGTACCCGACGCCCTGTTCCCGCTCGATGCAGTCCACGCGCTGGGGTTCGAGCATGTCGTGTTCCGGGGCATGAAGGGATATAACGGGGTTGCCATCCTCTCCCGCGCGCCCATGCAGGTGCTGGAAGACACGCCCGACTGGTGCAGCAGGGGTGACTGCCGTCACATAGCCGTGCGCTATGGCACCGGCACACAGGCAATTGACGTGCATGATTTCTATGTGCCCGCTGGTGGCGATATTCCCGATCCGGTTGAAAATCCCAAATTCGCGCACAAGCTGGCTTTTGTGGAAGAAGCCCGCCGCTGGTTTTCTGCCCGCGCCATGCGGCGCACCGTGCTGGTAGGGGACCTGAACATCGCCCCGCTGGAGCAGGACGTGTGGAGCCATAGGCAACTGCTGAAGATCGTCAGCCACACCCCGCCCGAAACCGAGCGCCTCATGGCCTGGCAGCAGACTGGCTTCATCGACGCGATGCGCCATTTCGTGCCACCGGCGGAAAAACTCTACACCTGGTGGTCATACCGCAACCGTGACTGGAGCGCATCCAATCGCGGGCGACGGCTGGACCATGTCTGGGTCACGCCTGACCTGAAGGACGCATTGCGTGGCATGCAGGTGCTCCGCCATGCGCGTGACTGGGAAAAGCCATCCGACCACGTGCCGGTCATACTCGATATCGACGCCTGA
- the pgsA gene encoding CDP-diacylglycerol--glycerol-3-phosphate 3-phosphatidyltransferase — MLTDLPNLLTLSRIIVVPLVVGLVVLHTPQTDCAACVLFILAGITDYLDGKLARAWNQNSDLGRMLDPIADKLLVGASLMVMAGLGRLPFGCLYPAIIILSREILVSGLREYLAATRVGLPVTRLAKWKTGFQMTAIGFLLAGDSTAWLLHISWLPVNALGAIMMWIAAVLTLITGWDYLSTGLRHLSGGSTRATKLSS, encoded by the coding sequence ATGCTTACCGACCTGCCCAACCTCCTGACCCTGTCCCGCATCATTGTGGTTCCCCTTGTTGTCGGGCTGGTTGTCCTCCATACGCCCCAGACCGATTGCGCGGCCTGCGTGCTGTTCATTCTGGCGGGCATTACCGATTATCTGGATGGCAAGCTGGCGCGGGCATGGAACCAGAACTCTGATCTGGGCCGCATGCTGGACCCGATTGCCGACAAGCTGCTGGTTGGCGCCTCCCTCATGGTCATGGCGGGGCTGGGGCGGCTGCCGTTTGGCTGCCTGTACCCGGCCATTATCATCCTCTCGCGTGAGATTCTGGTCAGCGGCCTGCGCGAGTACCTGGCCGCGACCCGCGTGGGCCTGCCGGTGACCAGACTCGCCAAATGGAAAACCGGGTTCCAGATGACTGCCATCGGCTTCTTGCTGGCAGGCGACAGCACGGCCTGGCTGCTGCACATCAGCTGGCTGCCGGTTAATGCGCTGGGTGCCATCATGATGTGGATTGCCGCCGTGCTGACCCTGATTACCGGGTGGGACTACCTCTCCACCGGGTTGCGCCATCTCAGCGGTGGCAGCACCAGGGCCACAAAATTATCGTCTTGA
- a CDS encoding RsmB/NOP family class I SAM-dependent RNA methyltransferase has product MTPSARLSAAIDLLAAMEATPQRPADALANAFFRERRYIGGGDRRAISARVWRVLRHWRRLHWWIGRVGGQVTPRTLVLAMMALEPGTHENPRELFTGGRYAPLGLIGHESALYDHLHGQAMVHADMPRAVRLEVPDWLLPRLERTFGDGLESELAAMDGEATLDLRVNLLKSDRATARAALDGDGILAEETTLSPWGLRVAGRQPVTSSMAFRNGLIEIQDEGSQLVVAAVGARPGMRVLDYCAGAAGKTLGMAMTMENRGHIVACDVSEPRLEGAVRRLRRAGVHNAERHLLVAGDRWARRRAGSFDRVLVDAPCTGTGTWRRNPDARLRLREQDLLELTAKQAGIIDRAATLVRPGGRMVYATCSVLREENGDQIAAFLARNPAFSLVAPDAAQDDLPPGLSTDGQVSLTPLQHHTDGFFAAIMQRDS; this is encoded by the coding sequence ATGACACCCAGCGCACGGCTTTCCGCCGCCATTGACCTGCTTGCCGCAATGGAGGCAACGCCGCAGCGGCCCGCCGATGCGCTGGCCAACGCCTTCTTCCGTGAACGGCGCTATATTGGGGGCGGCGACCGCCGCGCCATATCGGCGCGGGTGTGGCGCGTGCTGCGCCACTGGCGCAGGCTGCACTGGTGGATCGGGCGCGTGGGCGGGCAGGTCACGCCGCGCACGCTGGTGCTGGCCATGATGGCGCTGGAACCGGGTACCCACGAAAACCCGCGCGAACTGTTTACCGGCGGGCGGTATGCCCCGCTGGGGCTGATCGGGCATGAAAGCGCGCTGTATGACCATCTGCACGGCCAGGCAATGGTGCATGCGGACATGCCGCGCGCGGTCAGGCTTGAAGTGCCGGACTGGCTGCTGCCCCGGCTTGAACGCACCTTTGGCGACGGGCTGGAATCCGAGCTTGCCGCCATGGATGGCGAGGCCACGCTGGACCTGCGGGTCAACCTGCTCAAATCCGACCGTGCCACCGCGCGCGCGGCACTGGACGGGGATGGTATCCTGGCGGAAGAGACCACGCTTTCGCCATGGGGGCTGCGGGTGGCGGGGCGCCAGCCGGTCACCTCCAGCATGGCCTTCCGCAATGGCCTGATCGAGATACAGGACGAAGGCAGCCAGCTTGTGGTGGCCGCCGTGGGCGCGCGCCCCGGCATGCGCGTGCTGGATTACTGCGCGGGCGCTGCGGGCAAAACGCTGGGCATGGCCATGACCATGGAGAATCGCGGCCATATCGTAGCGTGTGACGTATCCGAACCCCGGCTGGAAGGCGCTGTGCGCCGCCTGCGCCGCGCAGGCGTTCATAATGCCGAGCGCCACCTGCTGGTGGCGGGCGACCGCTGGGCGCGCAGGCGTGCCGGCAGCTTTGACCGTGTTCTGGTCGATGCGCCGTGTACCGGCACCGGCACATGGCGGCGTAACCCCGATGCCCGCCTGCGCCTGCGTGAGCAGGACCTGCTGGAACTGACCGCCAAGCAGGCTGGGATCATTGACCGCGCGGCCACCCTGGTCCGCCCCGGCGGGCGCATGGTGTACGCCACATGCTCCGTGCTGCGGGAGGAAAATGGCGACCAGATCGCGGCTTTCCTTGCGCGCAATCCCGCCTTTTCTCTGGTGGCGCCCGATGCGGCGCAGGATGACCTGCCACCCGGCCTGAGCACGGACGGGCAGGTGAGCCTGACACCCCTCCAGCACCACACGGATGGTTTTTTTGCTGCCATCATGCAGCGCGATAGCTGA
- a CDS encoding L,D-transpeptidase family protein codes for MGANMPAIIGAGGVKTCKIEGDCATPAGIWPLRRVFYRADRVASPVCHLPMEPLCPHDGWCDDPTHPDYNRHVILPHPARHERLWRDDHVYDILVVLGYNDDPVQSGRGSAIFLHLPPRGGRPTEGCIALAEPLLRHLLAAGLEAIEVRPPA; via the coding sequence ATGGGCGCAAACATGCCCGCCATTATTGGCGCAGGCGGCGTCAAAACCTGCAAGATTGAGGGAGATTGCGCAACCCCGGCCGGTATCTGGCCCCTGCGGCGCGTGTTCTACCGTGCCGACCGGGTGGCATCACCTGTTTGTCATCTGCCCATGGAGCCGCTGTGCCCGCATGATGGATGGTGCGACGACCCCACCCATCCCGACTACAACCGCCACGTTATCCTGCCCCACCCCGCCCGGCACGAGCGGCTGTGGCGTGATGATCACGTTTACGATATTCTGGTTGTGCTCGGTTATAACGACGATCCCGTCCAATCCGGCCGGGGATCTGCCATCTTCCTCCACCTGCCGCCACGCGGCGGCCGACCGACCGAAGGCTGCATTGCCCTGGCCGAACCGCTCCTGCGCCATCTGCTGGCGGCGGGGCTGGAAGCAATCGAGGTCAGACCACCGGCATAG
- a CDS encoding response regulator transcription factor: MAGARPILIADDDQTLRQMLVEQLQIDGEFEAIEAGSVAEAWEKLQVPGARFDAIILDVSLPDGDGRDFCADLRRKGKRIPIIILTGSDDETDVVRGLDAGANDYVAKPFRIAELLARLRAQMRIFENSEDAVFAIGPYIFRPSAKLLQETAKNRRIRLTEKEAAILKFLYRAGTRPVPRQVLLNEVWGYNAAVTTHTLETHIYRLRQKIEPDPTNASLLVTEGGGYRLDPEGGKAALA; this comes from the coding sequence ATGGCAGGAGCACGTCCCATACTGATAGCGGACGACGATCAGACTTTACGTCAAATGCTCGTTGAACAGCTACAGATTGATGGTGAATTTGAAGCGATCGAGGCAGGCTCCGTCGCCGAAGCGTGGGAAAAGCTGCAGGTACCGGGGGCGCGCTTCGATGCGATCATCCTTGATGTGTCTCTGCCTGATGGGGACGGTCGTGATTTCTGTGCCGATCTGCGGCGCAAGGGCAAGCGGATCCCGATCATCATCCTGACGGGCTCGGATGACGAGACTGACGTGGTACGCGGGCTGGATGCGGGGGCGAACGATTACGTGGCCAAGCCGTTCCGCATTGCCGAACTGCTGGCCCGCCTGCGCGCGCAGATGCGGATTTTCGAGAACAGCGAGGATGCCGTCTTCGCTATCGGGCCGTATATCTTCCGCCCCTCGGCCAAGCTGTTGCAGGAAACGGCGAAGAACCGCCGCATCCGGTTAACGGAAAAGGAAGCGGCCATCCTGAAGTTTCTGTACCGCGCGGGCACGCGCCCCGTGCCCCGGCAGGTGCTGCTTAACGAGGTCTGGGGCTATAATGCCGCCGTGACCACCCACACGCTCGAGACGCATATCTATCGTCTGCGCCAGAAGATCGAGCCTGATCCCACCAATGCTTCGCTGCTGGTGACCGAAGGCGGCGGCTACCGTCTGGACCCCGAGGGAGGCAAGGCCGCTCTGGCCTGA